A part of Arachis hypogaea cultivar Tifrunner chromosome 12, arahy.Tifrunner.gnm2.J5K5, whole genome shotgun sequence genomic DNA contains:
- the LOC112730519 gene encoding anthocyanidin 3-O-glucosyltransferase 5-like, whose product MKHDLFHIIHIIHLPPIDIPTNTNTGTQLAMLMRELIPHICHEISTMTSPKPTILITDLFGSLVMPIAEKFNMSKLVFFTSNAWNVALTLHTPTLDEVVEGEYTDQKECIQIPGCNPISPCDLFTPLLDRNDRLYHEYLQICEQIRKVDGIFVNTFHELEAKTIVALRSGKISKVPVYPIGPLIREAKKQSCEDENRDYVIDWLDKQEEESVIYVSLGSGYTMSHEQVKDMALGLELSGKKFVWSLTPPSTKAGDDHYLMAGENAESNGIAISQASVSSFPDEFYKIRSKGLVVMDWAPQLEILKHSSTGGFLSHCGWNSILECVSCGVPIVAWPLFADQMMNAEIIAKEIGIGVRLNVTQSANVVGSEEIAKTICKIMDKEDIEGCAMRKRVKELKHIAEKAWSQDGPSFCEMTNAFVRISQTRGV is encoded by the coding sequence ATGAAGCATGACCTCTTTCACATCATTCATATCATTCATCTCCCACCTATTGATATTCCTACTAATACAAACACAGGAACACAGCTAGCAATGCTAATGAGAGAATTAATCCCACATATTTGTCATGAAATCTCCACCATGACATCACCAAAACCAACCATTCTCATCACAGACCTATTTGGATCACTAGTGATGCCTATTGCTGAAAAATTCAACATGTCAAAGCTTGTTTTTTTCACTTCTAATGCATGGAATGTTGCACTTACACTTCACACCCCAACATTAGATGAAGTGGTGGAAGGTGAGTACACAGATCAAAAGGAGTGTATCCAAATTCCTGGTTGCAACCCCATAAGCCCTTGTGATTTGTTCACACCATTGCTTGATAGGAATGATCGATTGTATCATGAATATCTCCAAATTTGTGAGCAGATAAGAAAGGTTGATGGGATTTTTGTGAACACTTTTCATGAGCTAGAGGCTAAGACAATTGTGgcactaagaagtgggaaaatatctAAGGTACCAGTTTATCCAATTGGGCCATTGATTAGGGAAGCTAAAAAGCAAAGCTGTGAGGATGAAAATAGAGATTATGTTATTGATTGGTTAGACAAGCAAGAAGAAGAGTCAGTGATATATGTATCACTTGGTAGTGGATACACAATGTCACATGAACAAGTCAAAGACATGGCTTTGGGCTTGGAGCTAAGTGGGAAGAAATTTGTTTGGTCTTTAACTCCACCATCTACAAAAGCTGGGGATGATCATTATCTCATGGCAGGCGAGAATGCCGAATCGAATGGCATCGCTATATCTCAAGCATCAGTCAGTTCTTTCCCAGATGAATTCTACAAGATACGAAGCAAGGGATTGGTGGTAATGGATTGGGCACCACAACTGGAGATTTTGAAGCATTCATCAACTGGAGGGTTTTTGTCACATTGTGGATGGAACTCAATACTAGAGTGTGTGTCATGTGGGGTTCCAATTGTAGCGTGGCCTCTATTTGCAGATCAAATGATGAATGCTGAAATTATAGCTAAAGAAATTGGAATTGGAGTTAGATTGAATGTGACACAATCTGCAAATGTAGTTGGAAGTGAAGAGATAGCAAAAACTATATGCAAGATAATGGATAAGGAGGACATTGAAGGTTGTGCAATGAGGAAAAGGGTTAAGGAGCTTAAGCACATAGCAGAAAAAGCTTGGTCTCAAGATGGTCCTTCCTTTTGTGAAATGACAAATGCATTTGTGAGAATAAGTCAGACACGTGGGGTGTGA